A single genomic interval of Myxocyprinus asiaticus isolate MX2 ecotype Aquarium Trade chromosome 19, UBuf_Myxa_2, whole genome shotgun sequence harbors:
- the LOC127410253 gene encoding serine incorporator 1-like translates to MGAVLGLCSMASWIPCLCGNAPCLLCACCPSGNNSTVTRLIYAFFMLLGVGIACIMLMPGMEGHLKKIPGFCEGGMGSSIPGVEGHVNCDVLVGYKAVYRVCFGMAMFFLLFSLIMVKVKSSQDPRAAVHNGFWFFKFAAATAITVGAFFIPEGPFTTVWFYVGMAGAFCFILIQLVLLIDFAHSWNESWVEKMEEGNSRCWYAALLSATTINYALSLMSLVLFYVYYTHSDGCTENKVFISINMLLCVGASVLSILPKIQESQPRSGLLQSSIVTLYTMYLTWSAMTNEPDRKCNPSLLGIIGLNSTSPAGQDHVVQWWDAQGIVGLILFLLCVLYSSIRNSSNAQVNKLTLTSDESALIEDGPAPENFEVSDGTNRAIDNEKDGVTYSYSFFHFMLFLASLYIMMTLTNWYSPDANYETMTSKWPSVWVKISSSWICISLYVWTLVAPLVLTNRDFD, encoded by the exons ATGGGGGCCGTACTCGGGCTTTGTTCCATGGCCAGTTGG ATTCCTTGCCTTTGTGGCAATGCTCCTTGCCTGCTGTGCGCATGTTGCCCGAGTGGAAACAACTCAACCGTTACTCGGCTGATCTACGCATTTTTCATGCTGCTGGGCGTGGGCATCGCCTGCATCATGCTCATGCCAGGCATGGAAGGGCATCTGAAGAAG ATTCCAGGTTTTTGTGAAGGAGGAATGGGGTCGTCTATTCCAGGGGTTGAAGGTCATGTGAATTGTGATGTCCTGGTTGGTTATAAAGCTGTGTATCGTGTGTGTTTTGGGATGGCCATGttcttcctcctcttctctcTCATCATGGTGAAGGTCAAAAGCAGCCAGGACCCACGAGCCGCTGTGCATAACGG GTTTTGGTTCTTCAAATTTGCGGCTGCCACTGCTATTACAGTCGGAGCGTTCTTCATTCCCGAAGGCCCCTTTACTACTG TCTGGTTTTACGTTGGCATGGCTGGAGCTTTCTGTTTCATCCTCATCCAGCTGGTGCTCTTGATCGACTTTGCTCACTCCTGGAACGAGTCCTGGGTGGAGAAGATGGAGGAGGGAAACTCTCGTTGCTGGTATGCAGCTCTTTTGTCGGCCACAACCATCAACTATGCTCTGTCCCTGATGTCCCTGGTGCTCTTCTATGTGTATTACACTCACTCTGATGGCTGCACTGAGAACAAAGTCTTCATAAGCATCAACATGCTGCTCTGTGTTGGGGCGTCTGTCTTGTCCATCCTGCCTAAAATCCAg GAGTCGCAGCCCAGGTCTGGTCTCCTGCAGTCTTCTATTGTTACCTTGTACACCATGTACCTGACTTGGTCTGCCATGACCAATGAGCCTG ACCGTAAGTGCAACCCCAGCTTGCTCGGCATTATTGGCCTCAACAGCACCAGCCCTGCTGGTCAGGACCATGTTGTTCAGTGGTGGGATGCTCAGGGCATTGTAGGATTGATTCTGTTCCTGCTGTGTGTGCTGTACTCCAG CATCCGCAATTCCAGCAATGCTCAAGTGAACAAGTTGACACTCACCAGTGATGAGTCTGCTCTGATCGAGGATGGCCCCGCTCCAGAGAACTTCGAAGTGAGCGATGGCACCAACCGTGCTATTGACAATGAGAAAGATGGAGTCACCTACAGCTACTCTTTCTTCCACTTTATGCTCTTCTTGGCCTCCCTGTACATCATGATGACACTGACCAACTGGTACAG